One Candidatus Krumholzibacteriia bacterium genomic window, GCTGATTCCGCCGGCGCTGGACAAGCTCAACGAGTTCAAGGTGTACGAGTCCGGCTCGTCCACGGATTCGTTCAAGAAGGACTACGTGGTTTCGGGACGGCGAAAGTTCGACTTCGTGCTGGTGCCGCAGGCGGAGGGCCGTTTCACCATTCCGCCCGTGTCGGTGGCGTACTTCGACCCCGTGAAGGGAAGCTATGCGGTGGCGAAGTCGATTCCGGTTCCGCTCGAGGTCAAGCCCGGGACCCCGGAGGATGCGCGCAAGCTGGTTTACGCGGGCGGCGGTGACGACTTCCGTGTGATCAACCGCGACATCCGCTTCATCCACTCGCCGCCGGCCAACCTGACGGTGGCGTCGCCGCCGTTCTATGCCAGCCGGTTGTTCGTGGTGCTGCAGGCGCTGCCCGCGCTGGCCGTGGCCGCGTCGCTGGTGATCGAGCGCCGCCGCCGCCGGCTGCGCTCCGACCTGGGTCTGGCACGCGCCAGCCGCGCCCTGCGCGACGCCGACCGCCGCATTGCCGGCGCCGCGAAGGCGTTCGGCGCCGGCCGGCGTGACGACGGTTTCTCCCTCCTGCAGGGTGCGGTGCTCGGTTACTTCGCCGACCGTATGAATGTTCCCCAGGCCGCGGTGACCAGCAGCGACATCGATGCGTATCTCGATAAACGCGGCGTCGATACGGAAGTCGCCGCGGCCGTCGGCCGGGTGGTGGCGGCGTGCAACGTGGCGCGCTACGCCGCCGGCGCCGCGGAGAGCGTGGACGGCTCGGCCCTTGCCGCCCAGGCACGGGGAGCGCTGGCCGCGGTGGAGAAGGTGCTGCGATGAAGGCGGGTTTGCTGGCGCTTGTGATGCTGCTGTGGGTGGCGCCACCCGCGTTGGCAGCGGACGATGGCGCGCCGCTCGAGGCGGTCTTCGTGCAGGCCAACCAGGCCTACGAAGCCGGGGACTACACCGCAGCCATCGAACACTACGAGGATCTCGCCGCGCGCGGGGTCGTGAACGCGGATCTCTTCTACAATCTCGGCAACGCGTATTTCGAATCCGGCGAACTCGGACGTGCGGTGCTGTGGTACGAACGCGCCCGCCGGACCGATCCTCGCCACGAAGATGCGCGCGCCAATCTGGATCTTGCCCGCTCCATGCTGCGCGACAAGCAACTCGTAGTTGAGCAAAGCCGCCTGCGCGCCGTGCTTCTGGCGTGGCACCGTGAAACTACCGTGGTCGAGTCCGCCGCGCTTGCCACCGGCTTCTACCTGCTGCTGTGTCTTCTTTCCATCCTGTTCATCTTCCGGTACGAGCCGCGCGTGAACGACTTCCTGCGCAGGATGTCCATCGTGTCGCCGGGCCGCCTGTTCGGGCTCGCGCCCGGACAGGACGTGGCGCTCGCCATGTCGGTGGTCTTCGTGGTGGGGTCGATGTTCGCCGGGTCGTCGTGGGTGAAGATCCGCGATGCGCGCGAACAGACGCACGCCGTGATCGTGGCCGGTGAGGTGTCCGTGTTCAGTGGGCCCAGCCGCGATGCCACGGTACAATTCAAGGTCCACGAAGGGACCGCGGTTTCCGTGCGGGAGTCCCGTCCCGGGTGGCTGCGCGTGGATCTGTCCGGCGATCTAAGTGGTTGGATCGATGCCGGCGCGCTCGAGCGAATTTGACGCCCACTCGAAGTCGACCGCGATCTCCGTCTGTCCGATTCTGATCACATCGCCGTGCCCGAGTGCCGCGCGCTCGGCGCGAACACCGTTGACCCAGGTGCCGGTGGTGCTGGCCATGTCCTCCACCACATACTCCCCGCGATCGTTGAGAATGCGTGCGTGGTAGCGCGCCACGTCGGCGTCCTTGATCTCGATGTTGTTGTCGTGCTCGCGACCGATAGTCAGCGTGGTTTGCAGGAGCGGGATCGACTGACCCGCGTGTGGGCCGCTCACGAAAACCAGGCTTGGCGGGGCCGCGGGCACGCCGGGTGCCGGCGGACTCCCGGCGGCGGGTTGTGCCTGTCGCGCGCCGGCGTCGCTCTGGCGCTTCTGATCGCGGCCGAATTCGTCGATCCAGTCGTGCGGGTTCTCGAACCCGGCGCGGGTCTTCTCCCCGGCGGCGGACTGGCGCAGCACGGGCCTGCGTGAGGCCGCCTCGTCGACGGGTGCGGCGGCCGCCGGCGTCGCCGGGGCCGCCTCAACGGCCGGCGCGGGCGGCGCAGGTGCCGGCTCGGGCGCGGCGGGGACCTCTGCGGCGGCCTCTGGCGCCGGGGCAGGTTCGGGCTCCGGCGCGGGCTGGTGGACCGGCGCCGGCTCGGGGGCCGGCCTGGGTGCCGGTGCGGGTGCGGCGGCGCGAGGCGCCTCAGGGGCGGGCGCCGGCTCCTCGATTTCGGGCGCAGGCGCCGCTTCCACTACCGCTGCCTGGGTCTCGGTGGCTTCGGCTGCCGACGCCACCGGGGCCGCATCCTCCATGGCCGCGAGGGTGTCTCGCACGCCGCCGATGCGCGCACGGGCTGTTTCCAGCCGGGCTTCGACTTCGCCACGGACGGACGCGGCCTGCTCGTCGGAGAACTCGCCGATCTTGTGCCGGAAGGTCACCTCGGCGAGTTCCTCTTCGATTGCCTCCAGCGCCCCGTTCTCGTCCCGCAGCAGCGCCTCGTAGCGATTGCGGAAGCTGTCCAGCTCCGCGCGCAGCGGCGTCATCTGCCCGCGCAGGGCGTCCAGCTGGTGGTCATATTCGGCGCGGACCTTGTCATAGACCCGGCGGGGAACGGAGCCGCGCTCCTCTTCGGCGCGGCGCAGGCGGTCGCGAACCGCCTCGAACTGCGAGAGCAGTTCGCGGTATTCGTTGAGGCGCTCGTCGAGGTTGGGGCTATCCTGTTTCGGCGTCTGGCTCATGAGATCCGCTCGCTTTCAGTGACTGGGTCGCTCCGGGGCGCTCCTCCCCCGGCTCGGGGCGGGAGCAGCGATCGTCTTTTTGCGTAAACCGTGCCAAACGGGCGTTCTTGGCACCATTTAAGCAATAGAGCCGCCGGGGTGGCAGGAACGGTTGACGGGACGGCCGGGTTCCGATAGCCTGAACCTCCCCCCGGGGGAATCGACTCCACATGCTGACATTGGAATTCGCATCATTGAGCGATCGCGGGAAGGTCCGCCTGAACAACGAGGATGCCTGCGGGCACATCGTGCCGGCGACGCCCGCGGAATTGGCCGAACGGGGGGCGGTGTTCGTGGTGGCGGATGGCATGGGCGGACACCGGGGCGGGGAGATCGCGAGCCGGATCGCGGTGCGCACCATCCTCGCCTTCTACGCCGCCGACGGTGAACAGAACCGTTCCCAGGCGCTCGCCTTCGCCTTCCGCGAAGCCAACAAAACCATCATCGAAGAATCCGTCGCCGACTCGGCGCTCTTCGGCATGGGCACCACCTGCACCGCGCTCGCCCTGCACGACGGCCAGGCCTACTTTGCGCACGTGGGTGATTCGCGCGGCTACATGCTGCGCGCCGGCGTGATCCAGCAGATCACCAACGACCACTCCATTGTCGGCGAGATGGTGCGCTCTGGAATCATCACCGATGAGGATGCGCGCCACCATCCCAAGCGCAACGTGATCACCCGCTCGCTGGGTGCGCAGGAAGACACCGCCGCCGACGTTCCCACCTCGCCGCTCGCCATCCAGCGCGGTGACGTGTTCATGCTGTGCTCCGACGGCCTGACCACGTACCTGTCCGACCAGGACATCGCGACGATTCTGTCCGAGAATGAGCCCGATGAGGCCTGCCGCAAGATGGTGGCCATGGCCAATGCGGCCGGCGGGCGAGACAACATCACCGTGCAGGTGGTCGTGGTCCGCGAAACGTAATCTGCCGCCCGCCCCCCGCGCCTACAGGCTCGCGCTGAATCCCAGGAAGAAGAGAGTGCCGTTGCCCGCGTGGAAGGCCGCGAATACCGAGGCATTGCGGGCAATCTCCGCGCTGGCGCCCAGGCGCACCTCGACGTCCACGTCCGAGTCGAAGCCGTCGTTCCCCGGGGCGTCGTTGTCGACGAAGTCCATGGCCAGGTACACACCCCCGTAGGGCACGATGTCCCGATCCCCGTCCACGGTGAAGGTGCGGCTCACCAGGGCACCCAGCGGCACCGCGATCAGCGTGTAGTTTGAATGTGCCAGCACGCCCGCGCCAAACTGGACCGCAACGTCGACAGGTGTGGTGTCGTCCTGCCGAACCGCGAGGTACTTGTAGTCCGCGCCCCCGCCAAAGCGGTGGGTGTCGTCGGACCCCGGTCCGGTGTCGAGATCCTCGTAGATCACTTCCAGCCCGATGTCCGAGTGCTGTGACGCGTTGAACCGCCCGAAGCCGACCACCCGGAACAGGTCGTCCCCGAAACCGAGCGCAATACCGAGCACCGGCGAGTCGTCGGGCACGGGACGCGCGCCGGGCATGGAGTAAAACACCTGGGCGTGTGCGCCGGCGGCAAACGCCGCCAGCAGCGCCAGTGCGGCCAGTCCGATGAGTCCGTTCCGCCTGATTGCAGTCGCCTGTTTCTTGTTGCGCATGAGCCGACTTATAGCAACCGCGGCGGCGAATCGACAACCCAAATGCCCGGCGCGGGCCCGTCCCGGGGTGGTGCCGGGCGCGGTGTCCCGGTTCCCCCGGTGGCCTGGGAATTGCAAATAGCTCCATGGACGGCATCTCGAAGGCATAAGCCACTGTCAAAAAAAGAGATAAGTGGTGCGGCCGACGCGCGGAGACGGCAACTTCAGGCATGGCTTGCAAATGGCAATACACGTCGCGATAGAGGGTTACGACTCGCTCGAGCAGATCGGCGTCGGCGGGATGGCCGCTGTGTACAAGGCGCGCAAGATCTCGATCGACAAGATCGTTGCCATCAAGGTGCTGTTCCCGTACCTGGCGGCCGACGCGAGCTTCGTGGACCGCTTCCAGCGCGAAGCCAAGGCCGCCGCGAGCATCCAGCACGACAACGTGGTCAATGTCGTCGACTTCGGCGAGAGCGACGGTTCGTGCTACATCGTCATGGAGTACTACGACGGGCAGACGCTCGAGGACCTGATGAAGGCACGGCCGGGCGTTCCGGTGGAAGTTGCCGCGCAGATCCTGCTGGAAGTCGCGTACGGCCTGGAAGCCGCCCACAAGCGCGACATCGTCCACCGCGACATCAAGCCCGCCAACATCATCTACACCCGACAGGGTGGCATCAAGATCGCGGACTTCGGTCTCGCCAAGAAGTCGGACTCGGTTTCCATGATCACGCAGCACGGCAAGGTCATCGGCACCCCCGCGTACATGTCGCCCGAACAGGCGGCGGGACGCCCGGTGGGACCGTCCAGCGACATCTTCTCGCTGGGCGTGGTCGCCTACGAGTTGTTCGGCCGCCGCAAGCCCTTCGAGGGCAAGACCTACTCGGACGTGATCGAGAAGATCCAGACGGCCAACCCGCCGGCGGTCGACGTGGTCAATCCGCTCATCGATCCCGAGTTCGAGCGCGTCGTCACGCGCATGCTGGCCAAGGACGACCGCGAACGCCCCGCGGATGCCGCCGCTCTCATCACGGATTTGGAAGCGGCCATGGAGAAGAGCAAGATCGTGCGCGACCGCCGCAGGCTGTCCGCGTACATCGAGGATCCCGACGGCTACGACGCGCGCAGCGCCGAGAAGGCCATCACGCAATGCCTGTCGCGCGGCACCTTTTACATGCAGAAGGGCGAGGATCACCTGGAAGACGCACTGCTGGAATTCCGCCGCATCCTCTTCCTCGATCCGACCAACGAGCGCGCGCGCAAGAATCTGGAGCGCATTCGCAGCCAGCGCGAAGACGCCGGCAAGACGGTCACCCTCGATGCCCAGGGTGGGGACAGGGTGGCGTCCGGCAGTTCCGCGGCGCGTGGCGCCGCCACGCAACGGTCGCGTGCCCGGCGCGGGCCGAGACGCGCCGCGCGCGGTTGGATGTTTGCGGTGGGCGCGGTGGGTGTGGCCGGATTGGTCGTGGCGATGCTGTGGGCGGGACGCAACCCGGGGGCCGCTTCATCGGCCGCGGGGCGGTTGCTGGCACCGGGACCCTCCGCCATGAACGAGTCGTCCCTCGACCTCGCGGCGGTCCCGCAGGGCGAGGCCGCCCTGGCGGCGGCGGAGTCGACGCGCGCGGAACCGGATGCCGTCGCAGACAGCACGCGGCACGACACCCGTCCCGCACAGAAGCCCGTCGAGAAGGAGACGCTGCCGGTGGCCGCGGTGACTTCCGGCAACGACAAGACCGCTGCACAGCCTCCCGCGCCCGGACCGCAGGTGACATCCGGGGCGAAGGAGAAGACGCCGCGCAAGCCGGAGCCGGCGCGGACCGGGACGCTCTCCGTGTTCTTCCTCGGCGGCGTGGGTGAGGTGACGGTGAACGGGAAGCGCTTCGATCACTTGCCACCCTTCGAGGGAGTCGTGATGCCGGCGGGAACGTACCGCATCGCGTGCCGCATGAGCGGCGAAGAGAATCCGCGCGAGATCGTTGTGGCGATCGCGCCCGACCGTGAGACGGTGATCGAATACGAAGTGGGCGGCGAGCCGGTCGCGAGCTTCGCGGACCAGGAATAGAGGTCAAGGCATGAATATCAACTGGCGCAGGATAACGAGTGTGGTGCTGCTCATCGCGATGACGACGTCGATGCTGGCCATGTCCCGCCCGGCGTACGCCGGGGACGCCACCGAGGATCTCAAGCAGATCGAGTACCGCTACTACTTCCGCGGCCGCTATCAACAGGCCATCGAGGCGCTGCAGACCTATCTGGCCCGCGTCGATCTCAAGGCAACCGATACGCTGCGCGCGCGCGAGGTGCTGGCCGCGTCGTACGTCCTGGGCGGCGCTCCGGCGATGGGCAAAGAAGTGTTCTCTCAGGTGATCATGACCGACCCGGAGTACCCGGGACCGGATCCAACCGTCTTCAAGCTCGAGGTCGTGAACGCGTACGCCGAAGCGCGCGCCGAGTATGCGGCGCGCATGCTCAAGACGGTTCCCGCGCAGGATCCGGCCCTGGCCGCCGCCGCCAATGATCCGGCGCCGGCCGAACCCGCCGGCAAGCCGATCTACAAGAAATGGTGGTTCTACGCCGGTGCCGCCGTTGCTCTGCTTGCGGTGGGCGCGGCGGCGGGGAGCGGCGGCGACGGTGACTCGCCGGCCGCGTCGACCGGAACCGTCGTGGTGGGGGTGAGGGTCCAGTGAGGCTGCGCACCCGCATGATCCTGTTGATTGCCGGCCCGGTGATGTATGCCGTGTCGTGCTCGTCCCCGAATGCGCCCGCGGAACAGGGCAGTCTCGTGTTTCGTTTCGAGCCATCGCCGCAGGCGGCTCTGGTGGCGGCCGGCGGTGTGGCGGACGTGTTCGACTCGGTCGCGGTGTGCGTGTTCCGTTCCGGGTCGCCCATTACGGCGGAAGTGCGCCAGGGTGCCGCCATCGGCGTCGATCCGGTGGAAATGCAGATCGGCTGCATCGCGGAACCGAACAAGCGTGTGAGCGTGGAGTTGTTCGCCTCCGGTGTGATGCTCTACTACGGGGTCAATGAGGACGTCGACGTGGCGGCGGGAAAACGCACCAGCGTGATCGTGGACGCGGTGCCGTTCTTCGTTCCGGCGCTCACGGTGACACCCGGCATCGTCTTCGACGGCGCATCCTTCAACCTGTCGTGGCCGTCCACGCAGGGCGCGCAGACCTACCGTGTGGAGGCGAGCGCCTCGCCCGCGTTCTCCACCATCGAATGGAGCCAATCGCTGGCGGAAACGCTCACCACCGCCACGCTCCCGCCGGGCTCGCACTACTTCCGTGTGGCGCCCGAGACGCCATACGCCACGGGGACATTCGCCGGCCCGGAGTTTCGCTACGTGCTCGGGGGCAGCGGCGGCCTGGTGGTCACCGGCCTGAGCGCGGTGGGCGTGATTCCCGGCGAGACATTCTCCATCTACGGCGAGAACCTCGACTTCCCCGACGTGCAGGCGGCGATAACCGCCGAGCCCATGGAGATCGTATCCGCCTCCTGGGGCGCGCTCACGGTGCGGCTGCCGCTGGCGGCGCGGTCGGGGTACATTTCGGTTGCGAGCTCGCTCGGCGCCGACACGTCCAGCGACCCGCTCATCGCCCAGCGTCTGGCCTACGTCAGCGCCACGGGTCTGCTGGCGGGGGCCTACAACGAGGTGCTGTGGGAGAACGGCGACGACATCGAGTGGAGCGGGATTGTCTACGTGCCCCTCGCCGACCTCGACACCCGTGATATGAGTGTCTTCGACGTCATCCTGGTGGCGACCGACACCGGGACGGATGTGTCCAACTGGGGAGGCGGACGCGCGGATCGCGCCGAAGCCATCACGAAGTCGGGGGCCACCGTGCTCGCCATCGGCGATGGCGGGGCCGCGTTCATGCAAATCGTGTCGCCGCCGTTTTCCAGCGCCACCGTGCGCACCATCAACCAGACCTCGTGTTACGCCGCGGCGCCGGCCGCGCCGCTGTTCACCTCGCCGCATCCAGTGACGGGCGGCGGGAGCCAGCAATGGATCGACATGTGCCAGAACCCGGAACGCACCGTTTCGTTCGACATCAGCTCCCTGTTCAAGCCGGCGGGCGTGTCGCTCTACGCGACCACAGGGCTGCTCAACGACCGCTGGTCGCTGGCCGATGCGGTGGTGACAAACAATTCGCGGTCGATCCGCCACACGTTCTGGGGCATCGCCGCCGACCCCCGGGGCTTCACCTCGGACGGGAAGGACTGCCTGTCCAACGCGGTGTTCCAGCTCTACAAGGAGCGGCAGAGCCCGGCGCCATCCGCGCCGGCGCGCTGAGCGCCCTGCCGCGCGCTTGACACCGCCATCGCGTTGCCGCACAATGCCTGCATTGCGCGGACACGCTCCGCATTCCCGTCACATTCTCCTATTTGTTGTGAGTCGAATCATGAATGGATTCCGTTGGATCGTTGCGGTCGCCGCCCTGGTGGCGTCCTGTCTGTACGGTTGTGGCAAGTCATCCGAGCAGCGCACCGGCGCGGCTGCGGATTCGACGGTCGCGGTGCCGTCGGCCATCAGCGCCGCACTGGAGGCTAAGGGGTTCAAGGTGGTGCAGGACGGCCCCGCGCCGTCCCAGCCCGCGGGCCGCAAGGCGTCGCTGGTGGTGTACCGCACCCCCGACGGGAAACAGGGGGGTGTGGTGTACGCGCTGCGCCCGCTGGACCTTCCCGACGAGCGCGTAGGGTGGCACTGGTACTTTGCCGACGCGGCTCCGGACTCCGCAGCCCTCGCCGAGATCAACCGCGACGGGCTGTGGGACGTGCGCATCTACTTCCGCGGGCGCACCGTGGAGGCGATCCAGGGCGAGTCCTTCTCGCTGCTGGGCCGCGAGCGGCGCGGCATGGAAGCGATGAACGGCGCCGCCTCGGCGCCCGCCGCATCGTGGAAATGTTTTGACGGCGATTCCACCAGTGCCTGGCAGTCTCCCAGGAGGGACGCCTTCATCGACGTGCCGGTGCCACTGGGAATCCAGCGCGCGGAGCTGGACGTGCTGCTCGCCGCTGAAGACCAGCCCGGTAAGATCACCGTGTACGCGGATGGGCGCAAGCTGCAGACGCTGGAACTCTCGAGCACGATCGCCCGGCAGACCTTCCGGCTCGACCCGGACGTGCGCACCGCGGCCGAAATCCGGCTCGAGGTCGAGGGGGGCAAGGGGGACTCGGTGGCGGTCAGCGAACTGGAGATTCGGTAGGAACTTCCGGGGCGCGTACCGGGGTCTCACTGCCCGGCACGAGATCCTTCAACACTTCCAGGAAGGCATTGGCCACCCGGGGATCCAGCTTGGTTCCACTGGTGGTGATGATCTCGTCGACCACCGTCTGGTGGGTGCGCCGCTTGCGGTAGGGACGGTCCGACGTCATGGCGTCGTACATGTCCGCCACCGCGATGATGCGCGAGATGAGCGGAATCTGCTCGCCCTTCAATCCATCCGGATAACCGGACCCGTCGTAGCACTCGTGGTGGTGCCGGATCAACGGCACGATCGGGTGCATCTCGCCCAGCATCTCGATCATGGATGCGCCCACCTGCACGTGGCTGCGCACGCGGTCCATTTCCGACTCCGAGAGCTTGCCGGGGCGGTTGAGCAGGTCGTCGGGCACGCCGATCTTGCCGATGTCGTGGAGCATGGCGGCGAGGTAGAGGTGGTGCTTCTCCTTGGTGGACAAGCCGAGCCGGTCCGCGACCATGAGCGCATAGCGGCTCACGCGCGTGGAGTGACCGGCGGTGTACTGGTCCTTGGCCTGGATGGTGCGGACGAGTGTCTCCACCGTATTGTAGAACAGGCCACGCAGATCGTCGTAGAGACGGGCGTTGTCCACCGCGATTGCCACTTTGAGAGCGACGGCGGAGAACAGCGCCAGGTCCCGTCGCGAGAACGCGCTGGCCTTGTGTGAATCCACGTAGACGATGCCGAGCACCACGCCCCGGCTGACCAGCGGCGCGCACATGGCGGAGCGGACCGACATGCCGGCGATGCTGCGCGAGTGAAT contains:
- a CDS encoding tetratricopeptide repeat protein, coding for MKAGLLALVMLLWVAPPALAADDGAPLEAVFVQANQAYEAGDYTAAIEHYEDLAARGVVNADLFYNLGNAYFESGELGRAVLWYERARRTDPRHEDARANLDLARSMLRDKQLVVEQSRLRAVLLAWHRETTVVESAALATGFYLLLCLLSILFIFRYEPRVNDFLRRMSIVSPGRLFGLAPGQDVALAMSVVFVVGSMFAGSSWVKIRDAREQTHAVIVAGEVSVFSGPSRDATVQFKVHEGTAVSVRESRPGWLRVDLSGDLSGWIDAGALERI
- a CDS encoding FHA domain-containing protein codes for the protein MSQTPKQDSPNLDERLNEYRELLSQFEAVRDRLRRAEEERGSVPRRVYDKVRAEYDHQLDALRGQMTPLRAELDSFRNRYEALLRDENGALEAIEEELAEVTFRHKIGEFSDEQAASVRGEVEARLETARARIGGVRDTLAAMEDAAPVASAAEATETQAAVVEAAPAPEIEEPAPAPEAPRAAAPAPAPRPAPEPAPVHQPAPEPEPAPAPEAAAEVPAAPEPAPAPPAPAVEAAPATPAAAAPVDEAASRRPVLRQSAAGEKTRAGFENPHDWIDEFGRDQKRQSDAGARQAQPAAGSPPAPGVPAAPPSLVFVSGPHAGQSIPLLQTTLTIGREHDNNIEIKDADVARYHARILNDRGEYVVEDMASTTGTWVNGVRAERAALGHGDVIRIGQTEIAVDFEWASNSLERAGIDPTT
- a CDS encoding Stp1/IreP family PP2C-type Ser/Thr phosphatase, which gives rise to MLTLEFASLSDRGKVRLNNEDACGHIVPATPAELAERGAVFVVADGMGGHRGGEIASRIAVRTILAFYAADGEQNRSQALAFAFREANKTIIEESVADSALFGMGTTCTALALHDGQAYFAHVGDSRGYMLRAGVIQQITNDHSIVGEMVRSGIITDEDARHHPKRNVITRSLGAQEDTAADVPTSPLAIQRGDVFMLCSDGLTTYLSDQDIATILSENEPDEACRKMVAMANAAGGRDNITVQVVVVRET
- a CDS encoding protein kinase, with product MAIHVAIEGYDSLEQIGVGGMAAVYKARKISIDKIVAIKVLFPYLAADASFVDRFQREAKAAASIQHDNVVNVVDFGESDGSCYIVMEYYDGQTLEDLMKARPGVPVEVAAQILLEVAYGLEAAHKRDIVHRDIKPANIIYTRQGGIKIADFGLAKKSDSVSMITQHGKVIGTPAYMSPEQAAGRPVGPSSDIFSLGVVAYELFGRRKPFEGKTYSDVIEKIQTANPPAVDVVNPLIDPEFERVVTRMLAKDDRERPADAAALITDLEAAMEKSKIVRDRRRLSAYIEDPDGYDARSAEKAITQCLSRGTFYMQKGEDHLEDALLEFRRILFLDPTNERARKNLERIRSQREDAGKTVTLDAQGGDRVASGSSAARGAATQRSRARRGPRRAARGWMFAVGAVGVAGLVVAMLWAGRNPGAASSAAGRLLAPGPSAMNESSLDLAAVPQGEAALAAAESTRAEPDAVADSTRHDTRPAQKPVEKETLPVAAVTSGNDKTAAQPPAPGPQVTSGAKEKTPRKPEPARTGTLSVFFLGGVGEVTVNGKRFDHLPPFEGVVMPAGTYRIACRMSGEENPREIVVAIAPDRETVIEYEVGGEPVASFADQE
- a CDS encoding FHA domain-containing protein, which gives rise to MLHLRLISGTSKGRFVPLAPAQLPLTIGRDPENKLVLDHTAISRYHCRITFDDGEFYIEDLGSTNGTYLNGRRVERARLSPGDELIVAAIGMLVEAANSSILEQKPPLNITVSIDAKPRKSTVTASGPAESSGTGEFLAGLGSDPASAQRALQVLYNADSAFRNIEDLQALLDNLLGIIMESVPASRGFVFLIDKNTGGLAPYARRPGGPDTDDAEIVVSQTILQTAVRQKTSIISSDALVDERFIHSRSIAGMSVRSAMCAPLVSRGVVLGIVYVDSHKASAFSRRDLALFSAVALKVAIAVDNARLYDDLRGLFYNTVETLVRTIQAKDQYTAGHSTRVSRYALMVADRLGLSTKEKHHLYLAAMLHDIGKIGVPDDLLNRPGKLSESEMDRVRSHVQVGASMIEMLGEMHPIVPLIRHHHECYDGSGYPDGLKGEQIPLISRIIAVADMYDAMTSDRPYRKRRTHQTVVDEIITTSGTKLDPRVANAFLEVLKDLVPGSETPVRAPEVPTESPVR